In Rutidosis leptorrhynchoides isolate AG116_Rl617_1_P2 chromosome 2, CSIRO_AGI_Rlap_v1, whole genome shotgun sequence, one genomic interval encodes:
- the LOC139887736 gene encoding transcription factor MYB36-like, producing the protein MGRAPCCDKANVKKGPWSPEEDAKLKDYIEKYGTGGNWIALPQKIGIKRCGKSCRLRWLNYLRPNIKHGGFSEEEDNIICSLYISIGSRWSIIAAQLDGRTDNDIKNYWNTRLKKKLLGRRKQSNASRLTGSTQDQKDGNGIETLSNSAIERLQLHMQLQSLENPNFANCANPTMWPCKLNPVQEKMMQNLQTLNASSNPFMMQPGSSQKAELYRPIISDQQEQLYTVPRNMLTNQMNNSISAINNVGSSTQVQESDAIKQPNTEFQQYLAFQAEIDEFLRNKGANNSISLDQAQANDFDCFKDMDGAKDMMTWWSNEFDANSGSSNSWNSDGAAALDQRAMNY; encoded by the exons ATGGGAAGAGCACCTTGTTGTGACAAAGCAAACGTCAAAAAAGGACCATGGTCTCCTGAAGAGGATGCTAAACTCAAAGATTACATCGAAAAATACGGCACTGGTGGTAACTGGATTGCTCTTCCTCAAAAGATCG GAATAAAGAGGTGTGGAAAAAGTTGTAGACTCAGGTGGTTGAATTACTTAAGACCTAATATCAAGCATGGAGGATTCTCTGAAGAAGAAGACAACATCATATGCAGCCTCTATATTAGTATTGGTAGCAG GTGGTCTATAATTGCTGCACAATTAGATGGACGAACTGATAACGACATCAAGAACTATTGGAACACGAGATTGAAGAAGAAATTGCTCGGAAGACGTAAGCAGTCCAACGCGAGTAGACTAACTGGTTCAACTCAAGAtcaaaaagatggaaatggaattgaaACCCTAAGTAATTCTGCTATTGAAAGGCTTCAACTTCACATGCAACTCCAAAGCCTTGAAAACCCTAATTTTGCTAATTGTGCTAATCCTACCATGTGGCCCTGCAAGTTGAACCCGGTTCAAGAAAAGATGATGCAGAATCTCCAAACTTTAAATGCATCTTCAAACCCTTTTATGATGCAACCTGGTTCTTCGCAAAAGGCAGAACTTTATCGACCGATTATTAGTGACCAACAAGAACAATTGTACACCGTACCACGTAATATGTTGACCAACCAAATGAACAATTCCATCAGCGCGATCAATAATGTAGGGTCGTCAACACAGGTTCAAGAATCGGATGCTATAAAACAGCCAAATACGGAGTTCCAACAGTATTTGGCATTTCAAGCAGAAATTGATGAGTTCTTAAGAAACAAAGGAGCTAATAATTCTATATCATTAGATCAGGCACAAGCGAACGATTTTGACTGTTTCAAGGACATGGATGGTGCCAAGGACATGATGACTTGGTGGTCTAATGAGTTTGATGCAAATTCAGGTTCATCAAATTCTTGGAATTCAGATGGTGCGGCGGCCCTTGATCAACGAGCAATGAACTACTAG